A genomic window from Salmo salar chromosome ssa23, Ssal_v3.1, whole genome shotgun sequence includes:
- the LOC106584383 gene encoding uncharacterized protein C1orf21 homolog, whose amino-acid sequence MGCTSAKQVSAVPSDEEGRGKAYSNGDLFSDEYKMKGVEEVKYMRGEEDRVNARNQENLEKSSVQYRGKQQKEGSGANANRTNIHTSESQQEFFRMLDEKIEKGQDYCSEEEEAEDGT is encoded by the exons ATGGGCTGCACCTCGGCTAAGCAGGTGTCGGCCGTGCCCAGCGATGAGGAAGGCCGCGGCAAGGCCTACAGCAACGGAGACCTCTTCTCCG ACGAGTACAAGAtgaagggagtggaggaggtgAAGTACATGCGTGGAGAGGAGGACCGGGTGAACGCACGTAACCAGGAGAACCTG GAGAAAAGCTCTGTACAGTACAGGGGCAAACAGCAGAAAGAAGGCTCTGGAGCCAACGCCAACAGGACAAA CATCCACACGTCAGAGAGCCAGCAGGAGTTCTTCAGGATGCTGGATGAGAAGATTGAGAAG GGACAGGACTACTGTTCGGAGGAGGAAGAGGCGGAGGACGGGACATAG